From the genome of Gemmatimonas phototrophica, one region includes:
- a CDS encoding RidA family protein translates to MPRSTAASPNAPKAIGPYSQATWAGDLLYCSGQTPIDPAVGQLIDGDVEAQTHRCFDNLQAVVEAAGLTMDDVIKCNVYLTDMANFQAMNRAYGTRFSEPYPSRTTVAVAGLPLNAAVEIELIAKRS, encoded by the coding sequence ATGCCGCGTTCCACTGCTGCCAGCCCCAACGCCCCCAAGGCCATCGGTCCGTATTCACAGGCCACCTGGGCCGGCGATCTACTCTACTGCTCGGGGCAGACCCCCATTGACCCTGCCGTTGGTCAGTTGATTGATGGCGACGTGGAAGCGCAGACGCACCGCTGCTTCGACAACCTGCAGGCGGTGGTGGAAGCCGCCGGGCTGACCATGGACGATGTCATCAAGTGCAACGTGTATCTCACCGACATGGCCAATTTTCAGGCAATGAACCGGGCCTACGGGACGCGCTTCAGCGAGCCGTATCCGTCGCGGACCACGGTGGCGGTGGCCGGACTGCCGCTCAACGCCGCAGTGGAAATTGAACTCATCGCCAAGCGGTCCTGA
- a CDS encoding PAS domain-containing sensor histidine kinase, whose translation MTKTPQSSASTPPSGAAAPTEPPPLRADDLVVVQAFFRRILEAMPAQLAVFSPEGHYEYVTPSAIANPAVREWIVGKTDVEYAQSRGFPPEVASQRLQTIRQVAESGESLTFEETLRSHDGTSLHYRRMVSPVCDANGNVQHVLGYGLDITAQRKAEDELRHAQKMEAIGRLAGGVAHDFNNLITIIGGFADCLHDTFDATDERRHTVQAIRDAAERAAGLTRQLLSFSRRAPIELAPLDVHGVIGETVNMLQRLLSEQVHLSVDLRAAHPWIRADVGQLRQVLLNLAVNARDAMPHGGVLTIGTCNVEHAEGQRLELRVTDTGVGMSDEIQARIFEPFFTTKLPDQGTGLGLSTVYGIVKQGAGQILVESELGHGSTFQILWPVVDQPEPRVSQPAVVSRLSATHNTEVILVAEDETGVRQLVTRILKNAGYTVLEAMCGTDALAVVELHEGPIDLLLSDVVMADFGGRTLADAARVLRPDLRVLYMSGYADEDNLVEKAEPLDGFLDKPFSVSGLLTAVRTLLSVDPSPRVP comes from the coding sequence ATGACGAAAACCCCGCAGTCTTCCGCGTCCACTCCTCCTTCAGGTGCAGCAGCTCCAACGGAACCGCCGCCCCTGAGGGCGGATGATCTGGTGGTGGTACAGGCGTTTTTTCGGCGCATCCTGGAAGCCATGCCGGCGCAGCTGGCGGTATTTTCCCCCGAAGGCCACTACGAGTATGTCACCCCCAGCGCCATTGCCAATCCCGCGGTGCGCGAATGGATTGTGGGGAAGACCGACGTGGAGTATGCACAAAGTCGGGGCTTTCCCCCGGAGGTGGCCAGCCAGCGACTCCAGACGATTCGCCAGGTTGCCGAGTCGGGCGAGTCACTGACCTTTGAGGAAACCCTGCGTTCTCACGACGGGACTTCCCTACATTATCGCCGGATGGTGTCCCCGGTCTGCGACGCCAACGGGAACGTCCAGCATGTGCTGGGCTACGGTCTCGACATCACGGCGCAGCGGAAGGCGGAAGACGAGCTGCGGCACGCCCAGAAAATGGAAGCGATCGGCCGGTTGGCGGGTGGGGTGGCACACGATTTCAACAACCTCATCACCATCATTGGCGGGTTCGCCGACTGTCTGCATGACACGTTCGACGCCACGGATGAGCGCCGCCACACGGTGCAGGCCATACGCGATGCGGCGGAACGCGCCGCCGGACTCACGCGCCAATTGCTCTCGTTCAGCCGGCGCGCCCCCATTGAGCTCGCACCGCTGGATGTGCACGGGGTGATCGGTGAGACCGTGAACATGCTGCAGCGGCTGCTGTCAGAGCAGGTGCACCTCTCGGTGGACCTGCGGGCCGCCCACCCCTGGATTCGGGCCGACGTGGGGCAGCTGCGTCAGGTGTTGCTCAATCTCGCGGTGAACGCCCGGGATGCCATGCCGCACGGTGGAGTGCTCACGATCGGCACCTGCAATGTCGAGCATGCAGAAGGCCAGCGGTTGGAGCTGCGGGTCACGGACACGGGGGTAGGGATGAGCGACGAGATCCAGGCGCGGATCTTCGAGCCCTTCTTCACCACAAAACTCCCCGACCAAGGCACCGGGTTGGGGCTGTCCACCGTGTATGGCATCGTGAAGCAGGGGGCCGGACAAATCCTCGTGGAGAGCGAGCTGGGCCACGGCTCTACTTTTCAAATCCTGTGGCCCGTGGTGGATCAGCCCGAGCCGAGAGTGTCCCAGCCAGCCGTAGTCTCACGACTGAGTGCCACACACAACACAGAAGTGATCCTGGTCGCGGAAGACGAAACGGGGGTCCGTCAGTTAGTAACCCGCATTCTCAAAAATGCCGGGTACACGGTGTTGGAAGCGATGTGCGGCACCGACGCCTTGGCGGTGGTGGAACTGCACGAGGGGCCCATTGACCTGCTGTTGAGCGATGTCGTGATGGCCGACTTTGGCGGTCGCACACTGGCCGACGCGGCCCGGGTGCTGCGCCCCGACCTGCGCGTGCTCTACATGAGCGGCTACGCCGACGAGGACAATCTGGTGGAGAAGGCCGAGCCGCTCGATGGATTTCTGGACAAGCCTTTTTCCGTGTCTGGCCTGCTGACGGCGGTACGAACGCTGTTGAGCGTTGATCCTTCGCCCCGTGTTCCCTGA
- a CDS encoding sensor histidine kinase, with product MSEEPAVEPGSSSSTLATSSVAHDFNNLITVIESYVTELEQTTEHPENLAMLAGILEATGRARSLSASLLASGRRDHTATQRSADLHQCIRRTLQLAQRLMRSDVAVELTLESEQIEVSLSASQVDQVLFNLIINAQDAMPTGGKMRIATRYSHRDTAEDSPAWVELHVGDTGTGMNEETQRRLFEPFYTTKDVGKGSGLGLSIVYDRVAAAGGHISVESAIGHGSTFRVWLPLARQASHADGIQ from the coding sequence ATGTCAGAAGAGCCTGCCGTCGAGCCGGGGTCGTCCTCTTCCACACTCGCCACCAGCAGTGTGGCGCACGATTTCAATAATCTCATTACGGTCATTGAGAGCTATGTAACCGAATTGGAGCAGACCACCGAGCACCCGGAGAACCTGGCCATGCTGGCCGGGATTCTGGAAGCGACCGGGAGGGCCCGGTCGCTGAGTGCGTCGTTGCTGGCATCGGGGCGCCGGGACCATACCGCCACCCAGCGCTCAGCGGATCTGCATCAATGCATCAGGCGGACCCTGCAATTGGCTCAGCGTCTCATGCGTTCGGATGTCGCAGTGGAGCTGACGCTGGAATCGGAACAGATCGAGGTCTCCCTCAGTGCGTCGCAGGTGGATCAGGTGCTGTTCAACCTGATCATCAATGCCCAGGACGCGATGCCGACGGGGGGAAAGATGCGCATTGCCACACGGTACTCGCATCGGGATACCGCTGAAGATTCGCCGGCGTGGGTGGAGCTGCACGTCGGTGACACCGGCACCGGCATGAACGAAGAAACGCAACGGCGGCTCTTCGAACCGTTTTATACCACAAAGGATGTGGGGAAGGGGTCCGGGCTCGGATTATCGATTGTGTACGACCGGGTCGCCGCCGCCGGCGGGCACATTTCCGTTGAGTCAGCCATTGGCCACGGGAGCACCTTTCGCGTGTGGCTTCCGCTCGCGCGTCAGGCTTCCCACGCCGATGGAATCCAATAA
- a CDS encoding HDOD domain-containing protein: MSLLQLTTIPEALPPDAGTDTDKAFALRARYARIMHGADFPALSQSVVDAITNSGDEDALQRLANLVLREYGLTLRVLRLANSAQYRRGAAPTQSVTHAMMMLGAQVVRQMAAATVLFEHFRKRSPVLRELMLRSLLTAYHASVTAEHLGCDDPEAAYLAGMFRSLGEVLVAGYFQDDYDRIRSIIAEDGRTEEVALRMVLGFSYDEFGAEVASAWGLPETVHTMLRTAGGTPADTLAAAHGMAPTVQATHFAHALTSALYFPAKGAATGQVVEALLAAAPASMRLTAPVVGRVVSGALTEMRELLSHAGTAETRLRLSDLAQVARTTFGTRLELPLDDVTVVESPLDLTLRARLRQELQEMVVPQHGATIGAFLLHALEAVVRGGPFDRVLVCFFTADRQQLVARTGLGEGIDALLPRFVFPVSSRGGPVVALTQLRQPIYVPTDRVPLPQELRWAQQHGVSQFGVFPLVVHGKLLGAIYCDRTGPVTSPDRATVRYVKSVADLVVDAITARRSS; encoded by the coding sequence ATGTCGCTGCTCCAGCTCACCACGATACCTGAGGCCCTGCCCCCTGACGCAGGGACCGATACCGACAAGGCGTTTGCCTTGCGCGCACGGTACGCGCGCATCATGCACGGGGCCGATTTCCCCGCCTTGTCGCAGTCCGTGGTGGACGCCATCACCAATAGCGGTGATGAGGACGCGCTGCAGCGACTGGCCAATCTGGTGTTGCGCGAGTACGGCCTCACGTTGCGCGTGCTCCGGCTGGCCAACAGTGCCCAATACCGCCGTGGGGCGGCCCCCACCCAGAGCGTCACCCACGCCATGATGATGCTGGGGGCGCAGGTGGTGCGGCAGATGGCCGCCGCCACGGTGCTCTTTGAGCACTTCCGCAAGCGCTCGCCCGTGCTACGCGAGCTCATGCTGCGGTCGCTGCTGACCGCCTACCATGCCAGCGTGACCGCCGAACACCTGGGCTGCGACGACCCGGAAGCGGCCTACCTGGCTGGCATGTTCCGGTCACTGGGAGAGGTACTGGTGGCCGGCTATTTCCAGGACGACTACGACCGTATCCGCTCCATCATTGCCGAGGATGGACGCACCGAGGAAGTCGCGCTGCGCATGGTGTTGGGCTTCAGTTACGACGAGTTTGGTGCGGAAGTGGCCAGCGCCTGGGGGCTCCCCGAGACGGTGCACACCATGCTGCGTACCGCTGGCGGGACGCCCGCCGACACGCTGGCGGCCGCCCACGGGATGGCTCCCACCGTTCAGGCGACCCATTTTGCCCACGCGTTGACCAGCGCGTTGTACTTTCCCGCCAAAGGCGCGGCCACCGGGCAGGTGGTGGAGGCATTGCTCGCGGCCGCACCGGCGTCCATGCGCCTGACGGCGCCTGTGGTGGGGCGGGTAGTGTCGGGCGCCCTGACGGAAATGCGCGAACTGTTGTCGCACGCCGGCACCGCAGAAACACGTCTGCGGCTTAGCGATCTGGCGCAGGTGGCGCGGACGACCTTCGGGACGCGACTGGAACTCCCCCTCGACGATGTGACGGTGGTGGAGTCCCCGCTCGATCTCACCTTGCGGGCACGATTGCGCCAGGAGCTGCAGGAAATGGTGGTGCCCCAGCACGGGGCGACCATTGGGGCGTTTCTGTTGCACGCCCTCGAGGCCGTTGTGCGGGGAGGGCCATTTGATCGGGTGCTGGTGTGCTTTTTCACGGCCGACCGTCAGCAACTCGTGGCGCGCACCGGGTTGGGGGAGGGGATTGATGCGCTGCTGCCTCGTTTCGTTTTCCCCGTGTCATCGCGTGGTGGGCCTGTGGTCGCGCTGACCCAGCTGCGCCAACCGATCTACGTCCCCACCGACCGGGTCCCGTTGCCGCAGGAGCTGCGGTGGGCGCAACAACACGGGGTCTCGCAATTCGGCGTCTTTCCGCTGGTTGTTCACGGAAAATTGCTCGGCGCCATCTACTGTGACCGAACGGGTCCGGTCACCTCCCCCGATCGGGCCACGGTGCGCTACGTGAAGTCGGTGGCGGATCTGGTGGTGGACGCCATTACCGCGCGCCGGTCGTCATAA
- a CDS encoding cytochrome b562: MSLRTFPHLRQFGAACVLALALSSTASAQQDEEKTPLGKKMSAMNTAFKAVGRQVEDPSKNANTLEQLATIETNAKAALAFEPEKKAKVPTAQQAKFIAGYQAGMKEFLVTVEKMRAALKAGKNAEAAAIYDAMKGQQRDGHKEYRIKKAGAPPASI; this comes from the coding sequence ATGTCTCTGCGTACGTTTCCGCATCTCCGCCAGTTTGGTGCCGCGTGTGTCTTGGCGCTTGCTCTTTCAAGCACCGCGTCCGCTCAGCAGGACGAGGAAAAGACGCCCCTTGGCAAGAAGATGAGCGCCATGAACACGGCCTTCAAGGCGGTGGGGCGTCAGGTCGAAGACCCGAGCAAGAATGCCAACACCCTCGAGCAGCTGGCCACCATTGAGACCAACGCCAAGGCGGCGCTCGCCTTCGAGCCGGAAAAGAAGGCCAAGGTGCCGACTGCGCAGCAGGCCAAGTTCATCGCGGGGTACCAGGCGGGGATGAAGGAGTTTCTGGTGACCGTGGAGAAGATGCGTGCGGCGCTCAAGGCCGGAAAAAACGCCGAGGCAGCCGCCATCTACGACGCCATGAAGGGGCAGCAGCGCGATGGACATAAGGAGTACCGGATCAAGAAGGCCGGTGCGCCTCCCGCCAGCATCTGA
- a CDS encoding Rieske 2Fe-2S domain-containing protein, with translation MSDTNHAPDRRNFVTKAAAVVVGGLISVVAPVAGLFTVFDPLRRKSDTRGLVRVASLASLPESGEPRKFPVLDTLIDAWNKTENVPVGSVYLQKTGDNTVRVLNSVCPHLGCSVGYNASSHGYFCPCHRSSFALDGAIADPKSPSPRGMDELEAIVKDGEVWVKFQNFRKGSPDKIPV, from the coding sequence ATGTCAGACACCAACCACGCGCCCGACCGGCGCAACTTCGTCACCAAGGCCGCCGCGGTTGTTGTGGGCGGCCTCATTTCGGTGGTGGCGCCCGTCGCGGGACTGTTTACCGTTTTTGATCCGCTCCGGCGAAAATCCGATACCCGCGGCCTCGTGCGCGTCGCGTCGCTGGCGTCTCTCCCCGAGAGCGGCGAGCCCCGCAAGTTTCCGGTGCTCGACACCCTCATCGACGCCTGGAACAAGACGGAGAACGTGCCCGTGGGGTCGGTCTACCTGCAGAAAACCGGCGACAATACCGTGCGCGTGCTCAACTCCGTCTGCCCCCATCTGGGGTGCTCGGTGGGGTACAACGCCAGCAGCCACGGCTATTTCTGCCCCTGCCACCGCAGCAGCTTCGCCCTCGACGGCGCCATTGCCGACCCCAAGAGCCCCAGCCCGCGGGGCATGGATGAGCTGGAGGCGATCGTGAAGGACGGCGAGGTCTGGGTGAAGTTCCAGAATTTCCGCAAAGGCTCCCCCGACAAGATCCCCGTCTGA
- a CDS encoding cytochrome b N-terminal domain-containing protein produces MAEPSNNSRPGLGAWLDNRTGYKGLLHEVLFENVPGGARWRYVWGSTLSFFFVVQVITGLFLWMSYSPSSQTAWESVYYIQHQMLGGWFLRGLHHFVAQAMTVLLVLHLMQVIIDGAYKAPREVNYWFGVVLLVLVLALSLTGYLLPWDQNGYWSTAVSTNIVGMSPGLGQPMQTVVVGGASYGHHTLTRFFALHAGIIPGLIIVFIVGHVYLFRKHGLTPKQPLKGPDQGFWPEQVLRDAVACLAVLVVVLFFVVREGGAPLGAPADPAEQFSAARPEWYFLFLYQLLKYFPGKTEIIGAIVLPTLCMAVLVAIPVLGRWKLGHRFNLGFVGALLFGAALLTWQAVAEDRNDAEYQVAKVVSKRDAERAVVLANGGVPITGALTLMRDDPYTQGPRIFSRNCASCHRFDGHDGMGNALPADSISASDLSGFGSREWVQRFLNADSILSRKHWGGTIHAEGDMALWLADHIPESDEEKVTRRNVVLALSSQAKLAAQAELDRTDSVQIALGIQYMRNTSSGCAECHKFQDVGTDSPELTDWGSREWMIAFVNDPTHPRFFGRDNDRMPSYGTEKSLSQREIEMVVDWIRKEWYRPKVKAEQR; encoded by the coding sequence ATGGCCGAACCGTCGAACAACAGCCGGCCCGGCCTCGGCGCCTGGCTCGACAACCGGACGGGATACAAGGGGCTGCTGCACGAAGTGCTGTTCGAGAACGTCCCCGGCGGAGCGCGCTGGCGCTACGTGTGGGGCAGCACCCTCTCGTTCTTCTTTGTCGTGCAGGTCATCACCGGGCTGTTCCTGTGGATGTCCTACAGCCCCAGCTCGCAGACGGCCTGGGAAAGCGTGTACTACATCCAGCACCAGATGCTGGGTGGCTGGTTCCTGCGCGGCCTGCACCATTTCGTGGCCCAGGCCATGACGGTGTTGCTGGTGCTGCATCTCATGCAGGTCATCATCGACGGCGCCTATAAAGCGCCGCGCGAAGTGAACTACTGGTTTGGCGTGGTCCTGCTGGTGCTGGTGTTGGCGCTCTCGCTCACCGGCTATCTGCTGCCGTGGGATCAGAACGGCTACTGGTCCACCGCCGTCTCCACCAACATCGTGGGCATGAGTCCGGGACTCGGACAGCCCATGCAAACGGTAGTGGTCGGCGGCGCCAGCTACGGGCACCACACCCTCACCCGCTTCTTTGCGCTGCACGCCGGCATCATTCCGGGGCTCATCATCGTGTTCATCGTGGGACACGTGTATCTGTTCCGAAAGCACGGCCTTACCCCCAAGCAGCCGCTCAAGGGCCCTGATCAGGGCTTCTGGCCGGAGCAAGTGCTGCGCGACGCGGTGGCCTGCCTCGCGGTGCTGGTGGTGGTGCTGTTCTTTGTCGTGCGCGAAGGTGGCGCGCCGCTGGGTGCGCCGGCCGATCCGGCCGAACAGTTCTCGGCGGCCCGCCCCGAGTGGTACTTCCTGTTCCTGTATCAGCTGCTCAAGTACTTCCCCGGCAAAACGGAAATCATTGGCGCCATTGTGCTCCCCACCCTGTGCATGGCGGTGCTGGTCGCCATCCCGGTATTGGGGCGCTGGAAGCTGGGGCACCGCTTCAACCTCGGCTTTGTCGGCGCGCTGCTGTTTGGCGCCGCGCTGCTCACCTGGCAGGCCGTGGCCGAAGACAGAAACGACGCCGAGTACCAGGTGGCCAAGGTGGTCTCCAAGCGGGATGCGGAGCGGGCAGTGGTCCTCGCCAATGGCGGCGTGCCCATTACCGGCGCGCTCACGCTCATGCGCGACGATCCGTACACGCAGGGACCGCGCATCTTCTCACGCAACTGCGCCTCCTGTCATCGCTTTGATGGCCACGACGGCATGGGCAATGCGCTGCCGGCCGACTCCATCTCCGCCTCCGACCTGAGCGGCTTCGGGTCACGCGAGTGGGTGCAACGCTTCCTCAACGCCGACTCCATTCTGTCGCGCAAGCATTGGGGCGGCACCATTCACGCCGAAGGCGACATGGCGCTCTGGCTCGCCGATCACATCCCGGAGAGCGACGAAGAAAAGGTCACGCGCCGCAACGTCGTGCTGGCGCTGTCGTCGCAAGCCAAGCTGGCGGCGCAGGCAGAGCTCGACCGCACGGACAGCGTGCAGATTGCGCTCGGCATTCAGTACATGCGCAACACCAGCAGCGGCTGCGCGGAGTGCCACAAGTTTCAGGACGTGGGCACCGACAGCCCTGAGCTCACCGACTGGGGCTCGCGCGAGTGGATGATTGCCTTCGTGAACGACCCCACGCATCCGCGCTTCTTCGGGCGCGACAACGATCGTATGCCCAGCTACGGCACGGAGAAGAGTCTGTCGCAGCGAGAAATCGAGATGGTCGTGGACTGGATCCGGAAGGAGTGGTACAGACCCAAAGTGAAGGCGGAACAACGGTGA